The Anguilla rostrata isolate EN2019 chromosome 2, ASM1855537v3, whole genome shotgun sequence genome contains the following window.
ATATGTGGTTACATGTTAGACAGAAGCCATCGCAAAGTTTGATGATGTGCATTGATATGTTCACTTTGTTTTTAAGCCATGCATATATTAGGGAGAAATGTATTACTGCAGTGGGGAGGGGTGTTGGCTGGGGGAGGATCACGTGACAGTTTCTTTCTGTACACTACTACTAATGAAATCTTTCTCCAACCACTTTGTTTAAGAAGCTAGCAAAATTAGTTACATGGAAATAAGTTGAGCGATTTTAAAGGGGTTGTTCTTCATGGTGGTCTTATGTTCACTGTCCGTACACCTTCTTATTGGAACGGTTCAGAATAACTACTGTTGGTAAAAGTCATTTCGCGTAGAGTTCAACTGGTGCTTATTTTAACATACCGAGACCATGTGTGCCTTATATCTCTCCAGTGTTTTATCATAGGGAAGTCGGGCTATGCAGTTGACCTCACCCTATGTCCCCTCCCTCCAGAAGCCTCCTGTACTCTGCAATCTCCATTTCCAGCCGGATCTTGATGTTGAGCAGGTCCTCGTACTTCTGGCTGTTTAAGTCAATGTCGCCCCTCAGCTTCACCAGCTGGTCCTCCAGCCCCGTCACTGTGGCCTGCAGGCTGACCATCTGGGCAGAGAAACGGGCCTCTGTTTCTGCCAGGGTTCCCTCCAGGGACGCTTTCTGAAAAGGCCATGGTTAGAGCATTAGGGAATATCCCAGGTGGTCAGCTTTTCTTCCCTCAATTGGAAAACTAcatcccaaaaataaatattagctaAAGCCTTAATTTAGGAAATACAACTGACAGGATTGAAAAATTTATGTTCAACTTAACCTCTTTGGATggattttttaatattatatattctgACCATTCATGGTCGAATTTGGTCGCCCGGCTAATTACCATAGAGAGTAGGCCCTGCAACTCCAGCTCCAGGTTGCGCATGCTGCTCTGGCTGTCCTTTAGCTCCACGCTGCTGGTCTGCATCACTTCTGTGCTCACCTTCAGGTCCTGCTGCACTGTTTCTGACTGGAGGACACACAGAGAGCTCATGTGTAATTAACCATGGTGTCACCCAGGAGCCAAGGGTTATGTCCTCACTAGACAATAGCGACCCCACAGGGTGAAATTGGGGAATCGGCAGCACAGCTCAGTGGGTtgaagttttctgttttttttaaaggtgtggCTTGCGTATGGTTGCATACATTTCAGCGgatgtgcttgcttgtgtgtgctttccTGAAAAAAGAGGTCTAAAAACGGTCTGAAAGTGTATTTAAATTTGATCAGGTACGTAATATTAAGTAATAAGTAGTCAGATTTAATTGAATCATTTGGATGACACCTGATCCTGGGTGTGAAGGTGAAGAACTGGTCATTGGCTGATGTTGACTGGTGTCCTATCGGGGCTGCCTACCTTGGTCTTGAACCAGGCCTCGACATCTCTGCGGCTCTTGGCCACCAGGGCTTCGTACTGGTCCCTGATCTCATCTATGACCAGGTTGAGATCTGCTGAAGGGGCAGcatccacctccacctgcacctgccCGCTCAGCTGGGCACGGAAGGACAGGGTCTCCTGTAAAGAACGGCAGCACAGTTTGCCTCAGTTTGGACACCGTTgttttgaacaaaacaaaatggtggatgTTAGAGTCAAACTCTGTGAGATGGATCTACCCCGAATATGCGGAATGCatctcatttataaaatgacgTTTATGTGCGGATTACTTTAAGCGGAGTAACACGAGAGGCGTGTAACTTCAATATAGTACAACGGAGGGTCTCTTGGTTGACTtctgggtctgctggttttttatttcacctgcAAATTCTTTAACCAATATAGACACAAGAAAGCAGGTCTAATCGCCTGGTGCCTCATTTATAAATGGTGTgtatacacaaaaaaagatgcgCACGCCACTTTCCCTTTGGATTCTTGATTGTGAAACTTGACGTTTAAACAAGATGCATACATTTATGCAAACTATGATCCATGCGTATGCACATTTTGGACACTGTGGGAACTGGAAACTCTGATGGATCCACTTTAATATCCGACCACTCCTTTTGAATTTCCAAAACGGATCGACTACTGTGACATACTGCCACTACACAGTTTCTTTTATTGATTATGCCAGAACTATTTCCACCAAACAATATAGCCTGCCTGGCCTCTACCTTTGATAAAAGTTTGAAGGTATATAACTGAGTGCATTTGCTCGCTGGCCCTACGTTGCCGGAACGTCACTGTTCAATGCTTTGAACAGTGACGTTCCGGCAACGTAAGGCCAGTGAGAAAATGCTGTAAATACTACGTCACACGGAGGAATTTGATTACATGGTGCAGGCATCATGGTAACGTACGCGTGCTTACTGTACAATGAACTGGAATGACAAACTGATTTACATGCATATCATACTCACATTAGGTTTTCCATTAACCAGTTATGGTTAAATGTGAGAGTAAACGAGGCAGGATACTAGGCTGTGCACTTAATTTCAAGTTGATTGTGAGAAGATGCGCGCAGGTGAGTGTACGGACAATTTTTATAAATCAGGAGACATTTCACAGTATGCAGTATTCTACCTTTGTGCAAACATAACCTTTTACTGTAGAAATTCCACAgaattttataaatgatacCCCTGGtttaattaagtgcagagtgaCGACAAATCCAGCATTATCTCTGGCTATATGGAACAAGAGTTGAGAACCACAGCAGCAAAGTAACTACCATTCATAGAAGAAATACAGAAAGGTGCGGTATAATTCACAACAGCAGCTGATTGTGACCTTGCAgatctgcatttttgtttttatttgcagaCATTTTGATGAAAGTttgaataaaactgaataaaacttCTTTGCATTGTTCACTTACCTCTTCGTGGTTCTTGGTCAGATAAGCAATTTCTTCCTTCACCCCATCTAACTGTAGCTGTACGTCATGTTTGGCCATGACCAGGTCGCTCATCATTTTCCTGAGTCCGATGATGTCCGCCTCCACGCACTGTCGGATACCCAGCTCATTCTCAAACCTGTGGAATCATTAATAACTTCCACCATCAAGTAGAGTGTATTGTCCTATTTCAAATATAACATGATTGTATTTTGATTAGAGTCATAAACAGAGAATAAGGTACTTAATTTATATGGGCAGCTAATAGGCTGAATGAAAGAGTTCACTAGCAAGATTTAATGCCTTAATGATGAATAGACTATCCAGTACATAAAGTATTACTGATACTTCATAGTGTGTCAATAACACAGACTACAAAAGATGTGTCAGGCTTTGTCAGTAATATGGTTACATTAATTGATGTGAACACATATCTGCATGAACAATCAGTAAGTAATGTATTAACAAAGCACTAAGAACACCCTCTCTCAAATGCTTTAACAAAGGACTTGCTGTTACATTATCCAAGGTACTGTATATAATTACTCACAGAGTCCACCAGATCCATTACCAAGGCCTAGTCAATGCATTTAACAATATCTGTAATGGCTTTTTGAGAATTCTTACTTCAGTACGATAATACATAAACCAATATATAATGCAAATACTTGTACTTTCAGGTGCCATCGTTCTCCATAAAATGGGTTATAAATTGTGGGTACTACCTGTTGACATCCATGTTTCATGACAATAAGTTAAATCTGTGAGTCGTTTGAATGTGAGTGTATGCTTAATATGTGTTAACACCCTTTATATGGTTTTCAGACCCTGTTGTAAATTAGACACAGTTCAGAGTTGTAAATGATTTACTAATGTTTGCTAAGTGCTACTTCATGGTGTCAGGCATCAATTAATGTCCTTAGCTACATCTACACTTTCACTCTCAGTGAATAGTGTAACAACAATATTTGCATTCAAGATGAAGGCAAAACACTCACTTGATTCTGAAGTCATCAGCAGCCAGTTTGACGTTGTCAATCTGAACACTTATTTCAAGgttcacagcagcagcagccaggaTCTTTAAATTAAGGGGAAAAACTGAATTATTGTTTTCTGTAGTGTTTTAAGGAGGTGAGTTTTTAATTAATAGTAATTCAATACACATCTCAATGTATGGGCTTAGTAAGAAGGGAGAAGAGACATGTCAGTTGAGAATATTTGTTATGAATGAGCATGATTTGTTATTAAATTATGTGAATAATTATCCGCAGTCATTATATACAAATTTGGCAGAACTAAGCAAAAAAGCAAGAAACATAATCAAGACATAAAGTGTTGCTATTCTAACTCATAAATAGTCATATAACTGAAGCATGCTAAACTATGTCTATCTGAATGTAATTCCTAATGTAAAAGAagttaaagcaaataaaatagaaaacacTGATTTCCCCAAGATACTTTTACACAGATTTTGCCCTGCACGTAAACTGCACTTGATTCTGTAAGATTTGCATTCATACTTTCATTTCAAGTCTGTTGGAATTACATCTGAGAATTCAAACAgattcattcataattattaatgaattgCCACGCCCAAAATAAACCATGTCAATCATTCTGAACAGATACTACAAAGTGCTGCAGGGAGCTCTCTTGTTGCGTGTTCTACATAGAAGTTACGCAATTATTGGCAAACTTTTTTCATGAGTGaaaagaagtgtgtgtgcgctgattACAGTGTGCCCTATAGCTTGTTGCACACATGCCTGGTTGTGTTTTACTGAATGCCCCCGTTCATTGACCCTCTTGTCTGGTTAACATGTAGTACCTTACTACGAAGGTCGTTGATGGTGGTGCGGTGGACGCTCATGTCCTGGGTGGAGACTTTGGTGCGGCTGAGCCCCCAAGCTCGGATCTGCTCCTCCAGCTTGGCGTTGGCGGTCTCCAGGGTGCGTACCCGCTCCAGGTACCGGGCCAGGCGGTCGTTCAGGTTCTGCATGGTTTGCTTCTCGTTGATGGAAAAGGAGCCCCCTCCGCCACTGGCCTCCAGGGAGAAGCCGCCGAAGCTGCCGCCTCCACTTCCGCCTCCACCGAAGCTAAAGCCCCCGTCTGAGGAGCCCAGCTTGCCCATGGAGGAGGATATGCCCATGGAGGACATGCCCATGGAGGAGGATATGCGGGTGCCcttgccccccgccccaccataCACGCTCCCGCTCTGGCGAGAAAGCACCGACATGCCCATTCGGGAGGACCCGGCCGAAGACCCCCAGCCTCCCATGGagatccctccccctcccctgctggAGAAGTCGCTGTAACTGGCGATGACAGACATTGCTCCCGATATGTGGCACAGTCAGCCGCTCAGACGCACTGAAggatgcagacacacaccttaAGACCCCTGcctcatatttatatatacactcccgctccctcctcctccctgcaagtgggtgtgtgctgtacagtaaaACTTAAAGGGTATCGGCCCCCTTAGTGGAATGTGCTGTCGGGGGTATGCCTTGTGGTTCTGTGTCATTTTCACAAACCTGCACCCCCTGCACGGACTTGCAGCCCTTCACTCTCACTCCTCTTCAACTTCTCACTCAGCGTACTGACTGTAGCTATACGACTGATTCCTGCCAGCTACAAAATAGTACAAATGTCTTGTCGTTGCATACAGTGCACACACCTCACATAGCCGACCTCAGCTTGAATTGCACTTGacaacaaatgttttatttattgacgGTCTTTACAGCAGCAGGAAAGAATTTGTACAAGGGAGTTTCTcacattgattttcttttcttttttttttagcctggcTTGGCTTGCCTTGATTTATCTCATCTCGGCCTGGCTTAGCATGCTAGGCTGCAATCTTGGCATAGTTGTCTTAAATCCATACCACAACCCATAAATCTTCACCTTAGGAGAACAATGAGgcagaatgaaagaaaaattgaaaaattgaaatatttaaaatttaaaattccaCACAAACCAAAATCATTCGGGATACACTTCCTGAGTATGCACTAGTGCTCCATATGAGAATAAATTGTAAAACAACAGATACAGAACAAATACTCCAACAAATGCATGAATTGAaacttggaaaataaaatgtgtatgtaaGACAACTGGGGAAAGCCAAGCCAAGTAAGTTTTTGTGCAATGATTTAAAGCAAATGAGGTCATTACTGATCAAACTCAAATTAACCgtgcaataaaatgtttcagtgatGCTGTTTGTGGAAGTGTATATACACCATTGCGCAATCTATAACTTAGTATACAGATGAGTGAATTAAGCAGTtgacatcctatcatgctctgtagcatgtttaaaaatgcgaagcaggcccagttgacctcgattttggatcaagatggcaagaggaaaagatataagtgattttgaaagagggttcattattggggcatggatggcaggagcttcagtcataAAAACTGCTCAACAGCGACTAAAGTGATGTCTGCATTTAGATTTATGAGAAAGACATCATTAAAAGAGGGTCAGAAATCGTGGTCGAATGTGCACAtttgatgaccgtgatgcttgtgcataAGTGCATTAGGAAACACAGAAGAGAAACTCTTCCTCATGTGACTGAGAATGCCAATgtaggacgtgatcagactgtgtcagcaagaacagccCGTTGACAACTACGTAGAGAGGGATAtgatagtagggttgcagtgcataagccccacattacaaagacaaatgcacatttgagagttcagtggtgcaaaaaccataggcactgctctacagaaatgtgaaaatggtcAAATGagtcaccatattctcgacaagtgggctGAAATGATGTGACTCATGGCCTTCACAATCATCAGATCTCAATccagttgaacacctatgggaaattttgGACACATGGTCAACAGTGCTCTTCACAAAATCTCTTCAtcaaacaccaaatgagggaataccTTTTGGAAGATTGGTGTTCCATCCCTACAGTACATTCCAGAGGCTTGTAAAATTTATGCCAAgatgcattgaagctgttctggtggcttgtggttGCCCAACACCATACTTACTTActgtttatgttggtttttcctttaatttgtcaccctgtatttgtgatatttgccatatttctttaaTTCATAAAGTGTATATATCCTTCTCCTACGTAGATATATTTTGACTTCCTATTTTCCTAAGGGCCAGCTTTGATGCATGTATGTAATTGTGTGAGTAATGTTTATTTGGGAGTTGATTAGGAAAAGGAGACTGGATTAGTTTCCGGAGATGATATGAAAGTGAATGGACAGGATCTTGATAATATCTGGACCTTTTCGCCTGCTAACCTCTACTTTAAAAACTCATATACCGCTTATATTTGCCACACCAAAACAATTAGTTCCATTATTAATTCTGGTGCAGACTGGATGTGTGAGCACAGAGACAAAAACAACTGCAAACTTTCACAGTTAGTGTTCCATTACACTAATTCCAAAAAACCAGAAATCCACAAATAACATTTGCAATTTTTTATATCCCTCCAAAAAAGTATAGCAGTCAGTTTATACTTAGAACTGCagatatattatttcatttatatatgtaattatgtaacaAGTTATGTAACTTTAAACAAGTCTGTATAGGAGTCAGAAGTGATTAAAGGGGCATGGAAACATTATATTCCCTCAAGCATTCTTTTCCTACTAAACCTGTATGGCCTATTCAGCTAAAAGTACAGCCCCCCAGCATCCTGTCAGTCTTTGAGAGGTGAATGAATGACATTGAAATGACATTGAGACACGGTTCTCATCGCTTCAGTTAACTTGCTCATGCTGGAACACCTCTGAAGCTTATGTAATGGTGCATTTCGTTATTGCTGAAGGATACAATGGGAGAAATTATGTGTCTTTCCCCAAGGCCAATAAGATTTTCAAACATAATGGTGCAGTGATTATGGTGAGCATGGTCAGATTCAGTGAGCTGCCCTCAATGGAATCAAAATGGAATGAAGTCCACTTTCTATTTTATATACTTTGCACCATTCACCAGGTAATATCACACCCAATACTGAATGGACCCCAACAGCAATCACAGTAAGCATATATAAGTTGTAGGGACCTTAGATTCTCTGGTATTTGGCATGGACTTGCAAGGTACTTTGGTGTCCAATATACTGTAAGTTTCAGACCCTGTTTGTCAgatagttgtttttgttttttttccaaatgataGAATAGTTCATTCTAAAGGGTCACTGTAATGTTAAAGCATACATGGCATGCCACAGTGTGCAGGAGTAGGTGTCCCAAGGCTTTCATGTGAAAGGGGCTTGTATGGTCGCATACTTTAATTCATCAAGAGCTTATAAATGACAGTGTTAGATTTATGGGTTTAAGACATCTATGCCTACAAGCAAATCTGTCAGATTTAAAGATTGAAGTGCAATGTTAGGCAAGCACAGACCAGCTCAGAATAACACCTGTGCTAAAAGACCAGGGAGATACtataaagtataaaaaatattttaaaaaatgtttttttataaaaaatctgcattaaatgtaaaatgcagttGCTCATACTTTTACATGGGTACCCTCTCTAttgttctgaaatgcatttaaattcaaaCAGAACTTATATTGCAGAGCAGTACCTTCTGAACCACTTTTGGTTTTCTACAATAAACGTCTCCATTCAAAAATCAAGTTTACTGagtactgcatttaaaaaaaaatgattgctaTCTAATCTGTGAATATCACAACCTTCAgacaaaaatatctgaaatttaGAATTTACTGACGGTGCCCAAAATCACCCAAAATCAGATGATGCATTTTTACAAAACTGACACATTCTCTACATCTCAAAGTTCAAAGAAATAacagattgtatttttttacacattttttatgtgtaatGTTATTTAAGTGgttaatttcaaatgaaaacaggttTCTATAAGCTGTAAAGGGCAAAGTAACTATTTTTATGGAAAAGGTCAGTTTAGTACATTTGGCACACTATTAGCACACAATTTatagcacaaacacactttcatgacacttcccccacccccatcgtTAACAAATGAACATTACTCACACAATTACATACATGCATCAAAGCTGGCCCTTATGAAAATAGGAAGTCAAAATATATCTACGTAGGAGAAGGATATATACACTTTATGAAttaaagaaatatggcaaatatcacaaatacagggtgacaaattaaaggaaaaaccaacataaacagTAAGTAAGTATGGTGTTGGGCaaccacaagccaccagaacagcttcaatgcatcTTGGCATAAATTTTACAAgcctctggaactctactgtaGGGATGGAACACCAATCTTCCAAAAggtattccctcatttggtgtttgaTGAAGAGATTTTGTGAAGAGCACTGTTGACCATGTGTCcaaaatttcccataggtgttcaactgggttgagatctgatgATTGTGAAGGCCATGAGTCACATCATTTCagcccacttgtcgagaatatggtgactcaatttgaggcaaaaaaaatgcatcattatttatatatatatatatatatatatatatatattttttttttttttttttttttcttactttttggAATTGCCAGTTCTACATTTTCATGATCTTTACTGCCCATACTCATCCAGTCAGCTGACACATTTGTCTGCATGTCAGTTACACACAGCATAAGACAGGAGAGTATCTCTAACTGATGTCCATCAACAGACCAGAGGCACCTGGTAAATAACCagatgcatttatatagtggtAACTCAAGGAAGCCTGTCTAACTTAAGCCTACCcaagcacatgcacagataGACCTCAGGGGGGGCTTGAGCCCCTGCCCTTTTGCCCTCTCACTTGATGAGTGCCCTTCTGGTTGGTGGCATTTATAATTTGTCttgtatataaaatacaatttatacatACCACCAacctatctatatatatatatatatatgccgcAGTTTTAGCGCCTTGCATAAATCGCGACCCCTCAGCTGCAGTACCGGGGGCTGCTATTTTGTCCTGATGGACACAGTTGCCCACTTGTTATGGATGCACGCTGCTGTACATCCGTAGATAACAGGTAACAATACAGTGAATTTCCTACTGTGTACCCTTTTACACAGtcataaaacaacaacatttacGATGCTCAAAATAGAATAAACCGGTTtaaaaaactggtttaaaaaacattttgaaaaaacagaagtttataaaaatgtaaacaaagacaaaaaagaacattggtCTACTTTTTAATATAAGTTGTATTCATAGTGAACCAAATAGGTAAAACTGCTTCCAGGTCACTATGCATGTCAGTAAATTTTATACTATGCCGCTGTTTTGGTCCGGTTAATGGTGGACATGCAAGTAATTAATTTTGCTCATCTGCTGGTTGCAGTGCAATGCCAAGAAAAGAGAGATTAAGGACATGTGTTTATAATATtgcatgtgctttgtgacagtgttttgtgtttagttaTCTGTGTTCCtggaataaaagtaaaaaacattGAAGACTAAACTGTATGTGATGTCTGTGTGAGATGCTGTTGTAGTGTTGTGGGGGATATTATCTGTAGAGCATGAACATGTCTGGATAAGTTTATTGGGTCCAAAAATGAATGACGTATTACTTTAAGGAAATATGTTTCAGAAGACCTAAACAGGGCCCATATTATGAACATAGTGTGTGATTATGAACGTGGTGTCGTGTGGCAATATCAGGATGAAAATAGTGAGGATGGTGCATGGGAGGTGGAGGTTgcccttttttttcaattgagcccctgccccccaaaataTCTGTGCACGGCCCTGAGCCTACCCTATCCTGGTGGGGAGCTCATACTCAAGTAACGACATAGCTGGGAATACAACCAATTATGGCTTGGCCCAGAATGCATATACAGTGAGTATCTTTCCTGACTGAACCAATCAGGCGACTTAAAGCAAATATAATTGCACATTAGTTTTTCAGCTAGTATGTAATATGATTAATTTACTGGATTGTGCCCACATACAACAACTGGAGTTCATTATACAGCCATTACGGGGAAAAAATGCTGTCACCTTAAAATTATCCTCGGTCTCACACCTTAAATATCCATTGTCCACACCCGTCTGAAATTCCAGATGAAAAAGAACAATATTCATTATGAAGGATGAAGTATGTAGATGAGAGCTGAGATGGATCTTTGAACATGAAATGTGTTAACAGTTATTCAGTTTACATTTAGTTTGATGTCTATTTAGCAGGGACCatgtacaattaaaatacattataccAGCTTCAAGCTAATTCACACCTGCAGTCACTGGGAGGAAATAGagtaaaatacaatacaaaacaataatacaatacaatgcaatgcaataaatAACAGTTGCACAAATATTTAGAGGAAGTAAAATTAAGAATTAATAAGAAAGTCATAACAAAGGTAACTACTGGTGAAGACATTATTGTGCAAACTTAAGCCAGACCTTCAAACTTGtcataaaaaatgttgaaactGGAAGACTGGAAGACTATGATACTGGTGGTTACTTTAATAGAGGAGGCAGATTAGCCAAAGATTGTCTCTGAATGCAGCTCTAGTCTCCTTCTCTCTAACTCAGCACTCtaacattattttaaaggtGATGGTGCAAGATCATTAATAATTTCGTACATCAGATACACATCTGAAAAGAATAAGAAGTTGCCAAAAGTCAACAAATCATCATACAATGTACAAACTTGCAGATGTTAAGGACAGAGgatgtttaaaattatttaaattgaatatcacatcactatttttatttgtttttttttaaagacaagtTTGAATGTATATAAATCACTGTATCATCAGTATACAGTTTAATAGTGACAACTAAGCACACTGAAaggagataaataaaataaagactaaATGAAATAGGACCTATAATTGATCCCTGCAGAACACCTATAGAGCAATCAATAAAAGAAGAGGTTGTGTCCCCAATTTGGGTGTATTTAAAGAAAACACTCAAAGACATCTTAGAACTTTTCATATGGCCCAGAATATTCATTACATTGTGCACAAATACTTTTATAATATTAAAACAGGAAAATCATTGTTAATTAGTGCAACTAGTCTAGATCGTGAACCAAATACTTTGCCAGATCCAGAACTGAAtctacaaaataattattaaaaataggggcaatttgttgtttttcttctgttagTTTTTCCAATCCCTGCTTATTTTTGTGTCCTATTTCAAAACCTTGTTTATGTTATCCCAGACTTGTTTGCTATTCCATTTTGCTAATAGAGACTACAGTACCTTCCACATATAAGGAAGTGTTAACGTGAATTTCTTTACAGTTTATATGGTCTTTCACATATGGTCATTCATGTTCATTTCACTGTACAAAAGTAGCTCCCTTGTTGAAATGTGCTGCACGTGCACCTATTGTAAGCCAATGGGATTGCTCTTCTGTTGAAATACATTCAGCTGTttggcattttaaaacacacaatacattgttttgctcatttaaaaGACTGATCTCTTGTTTATATAGGTGTGGAgcactgttctctctcactcatatttcaaatacatttacactttACATGGCTTTTAAATGGACCACAAATGTTACAGGGAGTCTGAAAATCCATGCTTATTGCAAGTGCTAATATGTGGTCAATTTTGTGAACTGGTCACACACTGTATTGTATTGAATCCCATTTTGCATAAATTAATTTGGTGTTGAAATTTATGTGCATGACAATTTCAGTATGCATGACTATATGCATCGCTATTTTCCTGGTGGTGTATTTGCATGGATTTTTCCATCTACTGTACACATTGTGAATCATACATAATTGTTTTTGGTACTTTTGACAGGTCAACAGATGCAGAACCACTGTAGTCCTTTTGTGGATTCCCCCTAAGAATATTACCAGCAATATAGATGGCAAAGGTTTCATGTTAGTGTTATTAAAACTTAGTTTATCTAATGTTTTAATACACTTCACATTACagtatctaaaatatcacttAACATATCTGCAAAAGTCATAAGACTCTTGTTCACTTACTGGTCAATTAATTTACTGCTTTCACTAGGACATTGTGTTGcaaatttgcataaaatgtgctctataaataaaggcTGATTGACTATCCTGCCTGCCCCCGTGGATTGAGTACAATGGAATTTGGATATTTGGAAAGGCAATACTGGGTTTCAGTTTCCATTTGTGTCTCTTTACCCAGGTATTAATTAACTTTGTTTAAAATTATCTTAAGTTTGAATTTCTGAAGCAGAATctataagaaaaaaatagatagGGGATACAAAATAGTTCTCTGACCAGAAACTAACACACGCATCATGGTTCTGAACACTGATTATAGAACACACTGACAAAAGTCCCAAATCTGTCCCGTAGGTACATCTCCAGAGTGTCCAAGGGCATAATTCGTACATCATACCCCCAGAactctttcttttccccccagtCAATGGGAACTATCTCCTCTGTGCTATTTGAGTCATTGCGGCCAATGGCAGCAAAGGTTGGAAAGACATTTGTGAGGTTTTCAGGAAGTTTTGTGTAGTTTGGGCAACAGTAGGCTGACCACAGGTACTCTGGTACAGCTACACGG
Protein-coding sequences here:
- the LOC135247771 gene encoding keratin, type I cytoskeletal 13-like, yielding MSVIASYSDFSSRGGGGISMGGWGSSAGSSRMGMSVLSRQSGSVYGGAGGKGTRISSSMGMSSMGISSSMGKLGSSDGGFSFGGGGSGGGSFGGFSLEASGGGGSFSINEKQTMQNLNDRLARYLERVRTLETANAKLEEQIRAWGLSRTKVSTQDMSVHRTTINDLRSKILAAAAVNLEISVQIDNVKLAADDFRIKFENELGIRQCVEADIIGLRKMMSDLVMAKHDVQLQLDGVKEEIAYLTKNHEEETLSFRAQLSGQVQVEVDAAPSADLNLVIDEIRDQYEALVAKSRRDVEAWFKTKSETVQQDLKVSTEVMQTSSVELKDSQSSMRNLELELQGLLSMKASLEGTLAETEARFSAQMVSLQATVTGLEDQLVKLRGDIDLNSQKYEDLLNIKIRLEMEIAEYRRLLEGGDIGLISESKVRLESSVIGLDTKLGTVETESTRESSSVTIHESSSVGAPESSSVKIKKVVTVVEEMIDGVVVSSNSAISSTILDADTPGLSVLEVEEARISPVPE